The Arachis hypogaea cultivar Tifrunner chromosome 14, arahy.Tifrunner.gnm2.J5K5, whole genome shotgun sequence genome has a segment encoding these proteins:
- the LOC112744571 gene encoding glycine-rich RNA-binding protein 2, mitochondrial: protein MAFLNRMGSLLKQSAVRHINQELSGSKPSIFQAIRSMSSSKLFIGGISYSTDEMSLREAFARYGEVVDARVIMDRETGRSRGFGFITFATTEDASSAIQAMDGQDLHGRRIRVNYAAEKSRPGFGGGGGGYGGGGYGGGGGYGGGGYGGGNYGGSDNSGGSYGGGGYGAPASYGGGSTQTSFADSGASNFQFNDNSGGDLPSGGGNTGLGYDHEFDEQKDRTDGEFQDNNLRENNDESSDIAQNRG, encoded by the exons ATGGCGTTCCTCAATAGAATGGGAAGCCTCCTGAAGCAATCTGCTGTCAGGCACATCAATCAAGAGTTGTCTGGATCGAAACCTTCGATTTTCCAGGCTATTCGATCCATGTCATCTTCAAAGCTTTTCATTGGAG GTATTTCATATAGCACAGATGAGATGAGTCTGCGGGAGGCTTTTGCACGCTATGGAGAAGTAGTTGATG CAAGGGTTATTATGGACCGTGAAACTGGAAGGTCCAGAGGTTTTGGATTCATAACTTTTGCAACAACTGAGGATGCATCTTCTGCCATTCAAGCGATGGATGGCCAG GATCTTCATGGTCGGAGAATACGTGTGAACTATGCTGCAGAAAAATCACGTCCAGgatttggtggtggtggtggtggctatGGAGGTGGTGGCTATGGCGGTGGTGGTGGCTATGGAGGTGGTGGCTATGGCGGTGGTAATTACGGTGGTAGTGATAATAGTGGTGGAAGTTATGGAGGTGGTGGATATGGTGCCCCAGCAAGCTATGGCGGTGGCAGCACTCAAACTAGTTTCGCAGATAGCGGTGCTAGTAATTTCCAATTCAATGATAACTCTGGTGGAGATCTTCCCTCTGGTGGAGGCAATACGGGTTTGGGATATGATCATGAGTTTGATGAACAAAAGGACAGAACAGATGGGGAGTTTCAAGACAACAATCTGAGGGAAAAcaatgatgaatccagtgatatcGCACAGAACCGTGGGTGA